The Erythrolamprus reginae isolate rEryReg1 chromosome 5, rEryReg1.hap1, whole genome shotgun sequence genome window below encodes:
- the LOC139168421 gene encoding prolactin-releasing peptide receptor-like: protein MEPANLTSQSLLSAIQSNTSSLFLGLQLIQFFKPLIIPCYSLVVFVGVIGNYLLIYVICKTKKMHNVTNFLVGNLAFSDMLMCATCVPLTLAYAFEPRGWIYGHFMCYFVFLMQPVTVFVSVFTLTVIAVDRYFTMVYPLRRRLTISICAYILAAIWLLSCILAAPALVRTYYAEFPELDFSICEEFWFHRKRDRLAYAYSTLILTYILPLAVISVSYLRISVKLKNRIVPGNVTQSQVECDRAKRRKTFRLLVLVVTAFGVCWLPLHLFNVIKDIEIGLIDKQYFNLIQLICHWFAMMSACTNAFLYAWLHDRFRGELKKMFAWRQKKTAPATNCIAASVAL from the coding sequence ATGGAGCCAGCAAACCTGACCTCTCAGAGTCTTCTGTCTGCAATTCAGAGCAACACCAGCAGCCTCTTCCTGGGGCTCCAACTTATCCAGTTCTTCAAGCCTCTCATTATTCCTTGCTATTCTCTGGTGGTCTTTGTTGGTGTCATTGGGAATTACCTCCTTATTTACGTTATCTGCAAGACTAAAAAAATGCACAATGTCACTAATTTCCTTGTGGGCAACTTGGCATTCTCAGACATGTTAATGTGTGCCACCTGCGTGCCACTGACATTGGCGTATGCCTTTGAGCCCAGGGGGTGGATCTATGGACATTTCATGTGTTACTTTGTGTTCCTGATGCAGCCGGTCACTGTATTTGTCTCTGTTTTCACCCTGACTGTCATTGCTGTAGACAGGTACTTCACCATGGTTTATCCCCTTCGGAGGAGACTTACAATATCCATCTGTGCATATATCCTGGCTGCTATTTGGCTGTTGAGTTGCATATTAGCTGCCCCAGCCTTGGTCCGTACTTACTATGCAGAATTtccagagttggacttctccatcTGTGAAGAATTTTGGTTCCACAGGAAGAGGGATCGCTTAGCCTATGCCTACAGCACCCTCATCCTCACCTATATTCTGCCCTTAGCCGTCATATCTGTTTCCTACCTGAGGATCTCGGTCAAGCTGAAAAACCGAATCGTTCCTGGTAACGTTACCCAGAGTCAAGTTGAGTGCGACCGAGCTAAGCGGAGGAAGACATTTCGTCTGCTCGTCTTGGTGGTCACTGCCTTTGGAGTTTGCTGGCTGCCTCTGCATCTCTTCAATGTCATCAAAGACATCGAGATCGGACTGATAGACAAGCAATACTTCAACCTTATTCAGCTGATTTGCCATTGGTTTGCAATGATGTCTGCTTGCACAAATGCCTTCCTTTATGCCTGGCTACATGATCGGTTTAGGGGGGAGCTTAAGAAAATGTTTGCTTGGAGGCAGAAAAAGACAGCACCTGCCACGAACTGCATTGCGGCTAGCGTGGCTTTGTAA